The Streptomyces sp. M92 nucleotide sequence CGCAAGGCGGCCGCCCTCGCCGGGCGCTGGGCTGAGGAGGCCGCGGCCGCCGAGACCCCGCCCGCCCCGCCCCGGGCGGGCCAGCCCGACGTGGCTCCCGACGCCACCCCCGACACCCGCCCGGACGCCCGATGACCTCCCCCGGCACCCGGACCGGCGAGGAAGCCGACGACCTCGACGTCGAGGAGGCGCTCGCCCTCGTGAAGGAGAACCCCGGCCCTCCCGGCGGCACCCCCGGCGGACCGGCCACCCACCCGCACGCCCCACACCACGGCGATCCCCAGCCCCACGGCGGCCCGCACCCCCACAGCGGCCCCCGTCACCACGGCGACCGCCACAGCGCGACCCCCTGGCCCGAGGCCCGCGCGACCGCCGAACGCGCGGCCCGCTCCGCCGTCCGTGCCGCCCGCCGGGCCCCCGCCCCGGCGCCCCTCGACGCGGCCCTCGGTCTCACCCTGGCCACCCCGCTCACCGCCCTCACCGACCTGCCCTCCTTCGACACCTCCGCGATGGACGGCTGGGCCGTCTCCGGCCCCGCCCCCTGGACGGTGCGCGACGAGGGTGTTCTGGCCGGACACGCGGAACCCGCGGCACTGACCGACGGAGAAGCCGTCCGTATCGCCACCGGCGCCCGCGTCCCCGCGGACACCACCGCCGTCCTGCGCACCGAGCACGGCCGCACCGACGAACGGGACCGGCTGCATCCCACCCGCGAGGTCGTCCACGGCCAGGACATCCGGCCGCGCGCCCAGGAGTGCCGCGGCGGCGACCAGCTGCTGCCCGTCGGCACCGTGGTCACCCCGGCCGTGCTGGGCCTCGCGGCGGCCGCCGGGTACGACACGCTCACCGCGGTCCCCCGCCCCCGCGTCGACGTCCTCGTCCTCGGCGACGAGCTGCTCACCGGGGGGCTGCCGCACGACGGCCTCATCCGGGACGCACTCGGCCCGATGCTGCCGCCCTGGCTGCGTGCCCTGGGCGGCGAGGTCCGCACGGTCTGCCGGGTCGGCGACGACGCCGAGGCCCTGTACCGCGCCGTCACGGCCTCCGACGCCGACCTGGTCGTCACGACCGGCGGCACCGCCGCGGGCCCCGTCGATCACGTGCACCCCGTCCTGAGCCGCATCGGTGCCGAACTCCTCGTGGACGGCGTCCAGGTGCGCCCCGGCCACCCCATGCTGCTGGCCCGCCTGGGGGACGACCAGCACCTCGTCGGCCTGCCCGGCAACCCCCTCGCCGCCGTCTCCGGACTGCTCACGCTCGCCGAGCCGCTGCTGCGCACCCTCGCCGCCCGCCCGGCGCCCGAGTCCTACAGGCTGCCGCTGCGGGACGCGGTGCACGGGCACCCGTACGACACCCGGCTGGTCCCCGTCGTCCTGCGCGGCGACCGTGCCGTGCCCCTGCACTACAACGGTCCGGCCATGCTGCGCGGCATCGCCGCCGCCGACGCCCTGGCCGTCGTACCACCGGGCGGTGCGCGTCCCGGCCAGGAGGCCGAACTGCTCGACCTGCCCTGGACCACCGGCGGTATCGGAGTGTGTTTCACGTGAAACTTCCGGGCCAGGACGCGATCGCCCGCCAGGCGGACGAACACCTCGTGACCCACCGGGTGAAACTCCCCAGGAAGCTGGTCGAGCACCCGATCCGTCAGGTCGGCAAGCGGCTGTCCCTGGCCCTGGTGGTCCTGCTGGTGACGGCCTTCATCGTCTACGCCGACGCCGACGGCTACAACGACAACTCAGACGGTTCCGTCGACCTCCTCGACGCCTTCTACTACGCCACCGTCACCCTCTCCACCACGGGCTACGGCGACATCACGCCCGTCAGCGACGCCGCCCGGCTGACCAACATCTTCGTCATCACGCCCCTGCGCGTGATGTTCCTGATCATCCTGGTCGGCACCACGCTGGAAGCCCTCACCGAGCGCACTCGGGAGGAGTGGCGCCTGAACCGCTGGAGGTCCACCTTGCGCGATCACACCGTCGTCGTCGGCTTCGGCACCAAGGGACGGTCGGCGATCCAGACCGTCTGCGCGACCGGGCTGCGCAAGGAGCAGGTCGTCGTGGTCGACCCCAGCGGCAAGGCCATCGAGGCCGCCACGGCCCACGGCTACGCGGGGGTGATAGGCGACGCGACGCGCAGCGATGTGCTCAACCGGGCCGAACTGTTCCGGGCGAAGCAGATCATCATCGCCACCCAGCGCGACGACACGGCCGTACTGGTCACGCTCACCGCCCGGCAGCTCAACCGGGGCGCGAAGATCGTGGTCGCGGTCCGTGAGGAGGAGAACGCGCCGCTGCTGAAGCAGTCCGGTGCCGACGCCGTGATCACCAGCGCCAGCGCCGCGGGCCGCCTGCTCGGTCTCTCGGTGCTCAGCCCCGCCGCCGGCATGGTCATGGAAGACCTGATCAGCCAGGGCAGCGGACTCGACCTCATCGAGCGGCCGGTCATAAAGTCCGAGGTGGGCAGGGTTCCGCGGGAGGTGGACGACCTGGTGGTCAGCGTTGTGCGGGGGCACCGGGTGCTCGGCTACGACGACCCGGTCGTCGGCGGGCTCCAGCTGACGGACCGCCTGATCACGATCGTGCGGGCGACACCGGCCACCCATGTGGCCCCCGACGCCCGCCCGCTGCCCCGCGACTGACGGCGCCGACCGCGAGCGGTCGGCGCCGGCGCCGTACCGGCCGGATCACTTGCGGTTGTACAGCCGCATGGTGATCGGCCCGAAGACCAGCAGCAGCACACCGGCCCAGCCCAGCGTCCAGGCGATCTCCGCGCCGGGCCACTCGCCCGCCATCAGCCCGCGCACCGCGGACGCCAGGTGGGTGATCGGGCTGTTGTTGACGAACGCCTGCAGCCAGCCCGGCATCGTCTTCGGGTCGACGAAGACGTTGGACAGGAAGGTGAGCGGGAAGATCACCATCATGCTGACGCTCATCACCGACTTCTCGGTGCGCAGCATCAGCCCGAACATCGTCCAGATCCACGAGAACGC carries:
- a CDS encoding potassium channel family protein is translated as MKLPGQDAIARQADEHLVTHRVKLPRKLVEHPIRQVGKRLSLALVVLLVTAFIVYADADGYNDNSDGSVDLLDAFYYATVTLSTTGYGDITPVSDAARLTNIFVITPLRVMFLIILVGTTLEALTERTREEWRLNRWRSTLRDHTVVVGFGTKGRSAIQTVCATGLRKEQVVVVDPSGKAIEAATAHGYAGVIGDATRSDVLNRAELFRAKQIIIATQRDDTAVLVTLTARQLNRGAKIVVAVREEENAPLLKQSGADAVITSASAAGRLLGLSVLSPAAGMVMEDLISQGSGLDLIERPVIKSEVGRVPREVDDLVVSVVRGHRVLGYDDPVVGGLQLTDRLITIVRATPATHVAPDARPLPRD
- a CDS encoding molybdopterin molybdotransferase MoeA, which gives rise to MTSPGTRTGEEADDLDVEEALALVKENPGPPGGTPGGPATHPHAPHHGDPQPHGGPHPHSGPRHHGDRHSATPWPEARATAERAARSAVRAARRAPAPAPLDAALGLTLATPLTALTDLPSFDTSAMDGWAVSGPAPWTVRDEGVLAGHAEPAALTDGEAVRIATGARVPADTTAVLRTEHGRTDERDRLHPTREVVHGQDIRPRAQECRGGDQLLPVGTVVTPAVLGLAAAAGYDTLTAVPRPRVDVLVLGDELLTGGLPHDGLIRDALGPMLPPWLRALGGEVRTVCRVGDDAEALYRAVTASDADLVVTTGGTAAGPVDHVHPVLSRIGAELLVDGVQVRPGHPMLLARLGDDQHLVGLPGNPLAAVSGLLTLAEPLLRTLAARPAPESYRLPLRDAVHGHPYDTRLVPVVLRGDRAVPLHYNGPAMLRGIAAADALAVVPPGGARPGQEAELLDLPWTTGGIGVCFT